In Candidatus Omnitrophota bacterium, a genomic segment contains:
- a CDS encoding phosphoglycerate dehydrogenase, whose product MKIFVSTSSFGKIDRSAVNMLKKKGCVVSFNPHGRTMSEAEIGAAIKDADGLIAGTEPLTRRVMEGARSLKVISRCGTGMSNIDMSAAGSANIKVFNTPDAATSAVAELTVGLMLGILRKTVAMDASIRKGKWDKSMGSLLCGKRVGIIGFGRIGRSVAALLKPFGCEIAFADPRVNSAPSGIRRMGAGALLRWADIVTIHVSSKDELIGAKELRMMKKGSWLVNVSRGGVVNEDALYGALKDAHLAGAALDVFEEEPYNGRLTELDNIILTPHIGSYARESRILMEREAVQNLLKGLKAR is encoded by the coding sequence ATGAAGATATTCGTATCGACATCGTCATTCGGGAAAATTGACAGGTCTGCCGTCAATATGCTGAAGAAGAAGGGATGTGTTGTTAGCTTCAATCCGCATGGCAGGACGATGAGCGAGGCGGAAATCGGCGCCGCCATAAAGGATGCTGACGGCCTTATAGCGGGAACCGAGCCGCTCACGAGGAGAGTGATGGAAGGCGCCCGCAGCCTGAAGGTCATATCGCGCTGCGGCACGGGGATGAGCAATATCGACATGTCCGCGGCGGGAAGCGCGAACATTAAGGTATTCAACACTCCCGATGCCGCAACATCGGCGGTGGCGGAGCTGACGGTCGGACTTATGCTCGGCATTCTGAGAAAAACGGTTGCTATGGACGCGTCGATCAGGAAAGGCAAGTGGGACAAGTCCATGGGCAGTCTCCTGTGCGGCAAGAGAGTCGGGATCATCGGTTTCGGCAGGATAGGCAGGAGCGTCGCGGCGCTGCTGAAGCCTTTCGGATGCGAAATAGCGTTCGCGGATCCGCGTGTCAATTCCGCGCCCTCCGGTATCCGCCGGATGGGAGCAGGCGCGCTGCTCCGATGGGCCGATATAGTGACGATCCACGTCTCGTCGAAAGATGAGCTGATAGGAGCCAAGGAGCTGCGCATGATGAAGAAGGGGTCGTGGCTTGTCAATGTCTCGAGGGGCGGTGTTGTAAATGAAGATGCCCTCTACGGCGCGTTGAAGGATGCCCATCTTGCGGGCGCGGCGCTGGATGTGTTCGAAGAAGAACCATATAACGGCAGGCTTACTGAGCTAGACAATATAATACTGACTCCGCATATAGGTTCGTACGCAAGGGAGTCGCGGATACTTATGGAGAGAGAAGCCGTGCAAAACTTATTAAAAGGACTGAAAGCGAGGTAA
- a CDS encoding NAD(P)-dependent oxidoreductase, which yields MKVVVFGGSGFIGSHVADALSHAGHDVTVYDMVRSPYLAHRQKMVIGDIMDDLLVEKTLKGCDVVYNFAGIADLDEASRKPLESVKSNIVGNSIILEGCRKFKVTRFVFASSLYVYSKAGAFYRSTKQACELLIENYEEVFGLKYTILRYGSLYGPRANGGNFIHKILKQAFDDKRIVRQGDGEEIREYIHALDAARLSVDILSDEFENQYVIITGSQQMKVKDLLTMIREMLSNKIKVEYVEPRLSHHYEITPYSFAPKLAKKLVPRTYLDLSQGILDCMHSIYKDKNPLPSYDGLVVSAKTRNNRR from the coding sequence ATGAAGGTCGTTGTATTCGGAGGTTCGGGGTTCATAGGGAGCCACGTGGCGGATGCGCTTAGTCACGCCGGCCATGATGTGACTGTCTACGATATGGTCAGATCACCTTATCTTGCGCACAGGCAAAAGATGGTGATCGGCGACATCATGGACGATCTCCTCGTAGAGAAGACGCTGAAAGGCTGCGATGTTGTCTATAACTTCGCCGGCATAGCTGATCTCGATGAGGCGAGCAGAAAGCCGCTCGAGAGCGTTAAGTCTAACATAGTAGGAAATTCCATAATACTGGAGGGGTGCCGTAAATTTAAGGTAACGAGGTTCGTTTTTGCAAGCTCCCTGTATGTATATTCGAAGGCGGGCGCTTTTTACAGGAGCACGAAGCAGGCATGCGAGCTGCTGATAGAGAATTACGAAGAGGTCTTCGGCCTGAAATACACGATATTAAGGTACGGCTCGCTCTATGGCCCCCGCGCCAACGGCGGCAATTTCATACACAAGATACTTAAGCAGGCGTTCGACGATAAAAGGATTGTCAGGCAGGGCGACGGCGAAGAGATACGCGAATACATACACGCGCTCGACGCGGCGCGTCTCAGCGTCGACATCCTGTCCGACGAATTCGAGAACCAGTATGTCATAATAACCGGAAGCCAGCAGATGAAGGTGAAGGACCTGCTTACGATGATACGCGAGATGCTGAGCAACAAGATCAAGGTGGAATATGTGGAGCCGCGGTTGAGCCACCATTACGAGATAACGCCTTATTCGTTCGCGCCGAAACTTGCGAAGAAGCTCGTGCCGAGGACATACCTCGACTTAAGTCAGGGCATACTCGACTGCATGCACAGCATCTACAAGGACAAGAACCCGCTGCCGTCGTACGACGGTCTCGTAGTGAGCGCTAAGACAAGGAACAACAGAAGATAG
- a CDS encoding cyclase family protein — MTRYIRLSYPITKDMPLYPGLEPVVLEPKRSIAGGDTSNSFRFTMSNHAGTHVDAPRHFAGKGRAISEYGMDELIFSKPLVLDCPKQPGQRIDARDIEKALPGDCDILLIRTHFSRWRVAGKTRYAEENPFLDPSAAKLIREGFAAIKAIGIDTISIASATDRERGRESHRILLKDDSFGTGPVLIVEDMMIPEGLSRLKSVIVLPVMVEGLDSAPCAVLGVIDD, encoded by the coding sequence ATGACGCGATATATCAGGTTGTCCTATCCGATCACGAAGGATATGCCGCTTTATCCCGGCCTGGAGCCCGTTGTGCTTGAGCCGAAGAGGAGCATTGCCGGCGGCGATACGTCGAACTCGTTCCGCTTTACGATGTCGAACCATGCGGGGACCCACGTAGACGCGCCGAGACACTTCGCCGGGAAAGGACGCGCGATATCCGAATACGGCATGGATGAGCTTATCTTCTCGAAACCGCTGGTATTGGATTGCCCAAAACAGCCAGGCCAGAGGATCGATGCGCGCGACATAGAAAAAGCGCTCCCGGGCGATTGCGATATTCTGTTAATACGTACGCATTTTTCGAGATGGAGGGTCGCAGGTAAGACGCGATACGCCGAAGAGAACCCGTTCCTTGATCCGTCCGCCGCAAAGCTGATAAGGGAGGGATTTGCCGCCATAAAGGCGATAGGCATAGATACCATTTCAATCGCCTCCGCGACAGACAGGGAGCGCGGCAGGGAATCTCACAGGATATTATTGAAGGACGACAGTTTTGGGACAGGACCTGTCCTTATAGTGGAAGACATGATGATCCCCGAGGGGCTATCGCGACTCAAGTCGGTGATAGTGTTGCCGGTCATGGTCGAGGGGCTCGACAGCGCTCCGTGCGCCGTATTGGGGGTAATCGATGATTAA
- a CDS encoding HAD hydrolase-like protein: MIKAVFFDFDGVIVESVDIKTAAFAKVFKGEGDEVVQKVIDYHVRNTGVSRYDKFKYIYKEILSRPLTDAKFGELCDNFAAIVLDEVIKAPYVKGALEFLKDSVKQYKYFIVSATPQDEIEGIVKARGISGFFEKAYGAPTKKADAVREALDSYKIKPREAAYIGDAMSDYAAAKENSVNFIARLSGGENVFEGISCIKIKDLSVLDGIVKGL, translated from the coding sequence ATGATTAAGGCGGTATTTTTCGATTTTGACGGTGTGATAGTGGAATCGGTCGATATCAAGACGGCGGCTTTTGCAAAAGTTTTCAAAGGCGAAGGCGATGAGGTCGTTCAGAAGGTGATCGATTATCATGTCCGCAATACGGGCGTTTCGAGATATGACAAGTTCAAATACATATATAAAGAGATATTGAGTAGGCCGCTCACGGACGCTAAGTTCGGCGAGCTCTGCGATAATTTCGCGGCTATCGTCCTGGACGAGGTAATCAAAGCTCCTTACGTAAAGGGCGCGCTGGAGTTCCTTAAAGATAGCGTCAAACAATATAAATATTTCATTGTATCGGCTACGCCGCAGGATGAGATAGAAGGGATCGTCAAGGCCCGCGGTATCAGCGGCTTCTTTGAGAAAGCGTACGGCGCGCCTACGAAGAAGGCGGACGCGGTGCGTGAAGCGCTGGATTCGTATAAGATAAAACCGCGCGAGGCTGCATACATCGGCGATGCCATGAGCGACTATGCGGCTGCAAAAGAGAACTCGGTAAATTTCATAGCGCGACTGAGCGGCGGCGAGAACGTCTTCGAAGGAATCAGCTGCATTAAGATAAAAGACCTGTCGGTCCTCGATGGGATAGTGAAGGGATTATGA
- a CDS encoding DegT/DnrJ/EryC1/StrS aminotransferase family protein, with protein sequence MDNFIPFALPDIDENDIAEVVDTLRSNWITTGPKARAFEEAFSKYTGARYALAVNSATAALHLALESVGLRQGDKVITTPYTFAATAEVIRYFNADPVFIDVRKEDCNIDPAGIEKFCSEECAVKKGVLCHNKTGSAVKAIIPVHIGGVPCDMDAISRIAKKYGLKVIEDAAHALPVSYKGKRVGTISDITAFSFYATKTITTAEGGMAVTGDKALYERMKVMRLHGIDRDAWNRYSGNGAGWYYEIIGAGYKYNMTDIAASLGIGQLKKADSFYEKRKHIAQIYNKGLKGIKGLELPPHAMDGSSWHLYIVKIDSDKVSRDDFIKKLQEKGIGTSVHFIPLHIQPYYRDLYKLASDDFPVAYDSYKKSVSLPIYTRLTDNQVASIVSAIKEIFA encoded by the coding sequence ATGGACAACTTTATCCCTTTTGCTCTTCCCGACATAGATGAAAACGATATAGCCGAGGTCGTAGACACCTTAAGGTCCAATTGGATCACTACCGGCCCTAAGGCCAGGGCATTTGAGGAAGCTTTTTCTAAATATACCGGCGCCCGTTACGCGCTCGCGGTAAATTCGGCTACAGCCGCTCTGCACCTCGCATTGGAGAGCGTAGGCCTAAGGCAGGGAGATAAGGTTATAACGACGCCTTACACATTCGCGGCGACAGCCGAAGTGATCAGGTATTTTAATGCCGATCCGGTATTTATAGATGTCCGGAAGGAAGACTGCAATATCGACCCCGCGGGAATAGAAAAATTCTGCTCGGAAGAATGCGCTGTTAAAAAAGGCGTCCTCTGCCATAATAAGACGGGGAGCGCCGTAAAGGCTATCATACCCGTCCACATAGGCGGCGTACCGTGCGACATGGATGCCATATCCCGGATAGCGAAAAAATATGGCCTGAAGGTTATCGAGGACGCCGCTCACGCCCTACCCGTCTCTTATAAAGGTAAAAGGGTCGGGACGATATCGGATATAACAGCCTTCAGTTTCTACGCCACGAAGACGATAACGACTGCCGAGGGGGGCATGGCCGTTACCGGCGACAAGGCCCTTTACGAACGGATGAAGGTCATGCGCCTTCACGGTATAGACCGCGACGCGTGGAACAGGTATTCCGGAAACGGCGCCGGATGGTATTACGAGATAATAGGAGCCGGTTATAAATACAATATGACCGATATCGCCGCAAGCCTCGGTATAGGCCAGCTCAAGAAAGCCGACTCCTTTTATGAGAAGAGAAAACATATCGCGCAGATATATAATAAAGGATTGAAAGGCATCAAAGGGCTGGAGTTGCCGCCTCACGCGATGGACGGTAGCTCATGGCATTTGTATATCGTTAAGATCGATTCCGATAAGGTATCGCGCGACGATTTTATAAAAAAACTCCAGGAGAAGGGCATCGGGACAAGCGTCCATTTTATACCTCTTCATATACAGCCTTATTACAGAGACCTTTATAAACTTGCCTCGGACGATTTCCCGGTCGCGTACGATTCTTATAAGAAATCGGTGAGCCTGCCTATTTATACCAGGTTGACGGATAACCAGGTCGCTTCGATCGTATCGGCAATAAAGGAGATATTCGCATGA
- a CDS encoding glycosyltransferase family 2 protein, with amino-acid sequence MSLSIVLTCYNETPIIFESYEKIVDMMNITKIDHELIIVNDGSAPEATGKMKEYFREKPHTIFISSETNEGRGAAVTRGMKAASKDYVGFIDTDLEIPEYSLLTLYHAIVSQKADVVLGRRSYVMRWGLNAFLRYVCSRMYFWCESLFLHLGFLDTATGIKIFDRRKVLPVLDLVRDKRWFWDTEIVAECLYNNMKIVQAPVFVIRKEKPSSVRLVRDTRRYLSSLYEYRKRHLKASDER; translated from the coding sequence ATGAGCCTTTCGATAGTACTTACCTGCTATAATGAAACGCCGATAATATTCGAATCGTACGAGAAGATAGTCGATATGATGAATATCACGAAGATCGACCATGAACTTATCATAGTGAATGACGGCAGCGCGCCCGAGGCGACGGGAAAGATGAAAGAGTATTTCAGGGAGAAGCCTCATACGATATTCATATCGTCGGAAACTAACGAGGGAAGAGGCGCGGCTGTTACCAGGGGCATGAAGGCGGCCTCAAAGGATTACGTCGGTTTCATAGATACGGATCTCGAGATACCGGAGTATTCGCTGCTTACCCTGTATCACGCCATAGTCTCGCAGAAAGCTGATGTAGTCCTTGGCAGGCGCAGTTATGTCATGAGGTGGGGGCTGAACGCGTTCCTCCGCTACGTGTGCAGCCGGATGTACTTCTGGTGCGAGAGCCTGTTCCTGCATCTCGGCTTTCTCGATACGGCGACCGGGATAAAGATATTCGACAGGAGGAAGGTTCTGCCGGTACTGGATCTTGTCCGGGACAAGAGATGGTTCTGGGATACGGAGATCGTCGCGGAATGCCTGTACAATAATATGAAGATAGTCCAGGCCCCGGTATTTGTCATAAGAAAAGAGAAGCCGAGTTCCGTAAGGCTGGTAAGAGATACCCGTAGGTACCTGTCTTCGCTTTACGAATACAGGAAGAGGCACCTGAAAGCGTCGGATGAGAGATGA
- a CDS encoding methionine biosynthesis protein MetW has translation MKSINHWHPSIYSFFIRLSYRRNYRKRYEPIVDLIADGSSVTDVCCGDCRIYGYLKDKNVKYIGLDFNPQFIASARKKGIDARIFNVYDGDIPVSDYVMMQGSLYQFYPRHVDILRKMYAAASKYLIISEPVKNNADSGSPIIASLARALNNPGDGTKAHRFKVDTLKVALEPFRNLIVKEFPAAGGIDYVAVIKKN, from the coding sequence ATGAAGAGCATAAACCACTGGCACCCGTCCATATATTCCTTTTTTATAAGGTTGAGCTATAGGCGGAATTACCGCAAGCGGTATGAACCCATAGTGGATCTTATAGCCGACGGAAGTTCCGTCACGGATGTATGCTGCGGGGACTGCAGGATATACGGATATCTGAAGGATAAAAATGTAAAATATATAGGGCTCGATTTCAATCCGCAGTTCATAGCATCGGCGAGGAAGAAGGGCATAGACGCAAGGATATTTAACGTGTATGACGGCGATATCCCGGTATCCGACTATGTCATGATGCAGGGTAGCCTCTATCAGTTTTACCCGAGGCACGTCGACATACTCCGGAAGATGTACGCCGCCGCGTCAAAGTACCTGATAATCAGCGAGCCGGTAAAGAACAACGCGGACTCGGGTTCCCCGATAATTGCCTCGTTAGCCAGGGCGCTCAACAATCCCGGCGACGGCACGAAGGCGCATCGTTTCAAGGTCGATACTCTTAAGGTCGCGCTTGAACCGTTTCGCAATTTAATAGTGAAGGAATTCCCGGCGGCCGGCGGCATAGATTACGTAGCCGTGATAAAAAAGAATTAA